In a genomic window of Occallatibacter riparius:
- a CDS encoding cytochrome c oxidase assembly protein, producing the protein MTSASQLGLALMFHEAHPDMWSVPWSFEPAIVIPLLALLGVYTAGASRRGNVASLRWRHASFAAGWGTLALALVSPIHELGEQLFSAHMLQHEILILICAPLISASHPGATCLWAFAPRHRSGIGSWVHRIESSPAARLFTAPLNAWILEAAALWLWHIPLLYQATLTSDWIHAAQHISFLGTAVLFWSALYGVGRSAMSYGTATLFVFGTAVHCSALGALLTFSTVLWYPAYATTTAQWGLTPIQDQQLGGAIMWVPSGVVFMVIALALMARWLSESDRRLRLGSVAALLEKEQL; encoded by the coding sequence ATGACCTCCGCGTCCCAACTCGGCCTCGCACTCATGTTTCACGAAGCGCATCCGGATATGTGGAGTGTGCCCTGGAGCTTCGAGCCGGCGATCGTTATTCCACTACTTGCGCTGCTGGGGGTCTATACAGCGGGCGCGTCGCGCCGGGGCAATGTGGCCTCGCTACGCTGGCGGCATGCTAGCTTCGCTGCAGGATGGGGAACGCTCGCTTTAGCCCTCGTGTCGCCTATACACGAACTTGGAGAACAGTTGTTCTCTGCCCATATGCTGCAGCATGAGATCCTCATCCTCATTTGCGCACCTCTCATTTCGGCCTCGCATCCGGGCGCCACCTGCCTGTGGGCCTTCGCTCCGCGCCACCGTTCCGGCATTGGCTCATGGGTTCATCGAATCGAAAGCTCGCCCGCCGCGCGTCTGTTCACCGCTCCCTTGAATGCGTGGATCCTGGAAGCTGCGGCCCTATGGCTGTGGCACATCCCGCTCCTTTACCAGGCCACCCTCACATCGGACTGGATTCACGCCGCACAGCACATCAGCTTCCTCGGAACCGCTGTCCTCTTCTGGTCAGCCCTCTACGGAGTTGGCCGGTCAGCAATGAGCTACGGAACCGCTACGCTCTTCGTCTTCGGAACCGCCGTGCACTGCAGCGCCCTGGGTGCTCTTCTCACCTTCTCCACCGTGCTCTGGTACCCGGCATATGCCACGACCACGGCGCAATGGGGACTGACCCCGATCCAGGATCAGCAATTAGGGGGAGCCATTATGTGGGTACCCTCGGGAGTCGTGTTCATGGTGATCGCATTAGCCCTCATGGCCCGCTGGCTCTCTGAATCCGATCGCAGACTGCGCCTGGGCTCCGTTGCCGCTCTGCTTGAAAAGGAGCAGCTATGA
- a CDS encoding alpha-amylase family protein, which yields MLRNVRVLFTGIVLVSVFILRSHAQETELRNTSTSARFGDRGLLSVADSASGSRIDLEQDAWSITLDGHKLRSQDAQHVQRSTGEHEVTYDFDLSPYKVRAVYQLKPGWNFVSKQVRIVASPSPKFVVEQVVAWDVKVKAEIESDYVPSVYTPQFGSTIEQSRKSLPGKDYGEFLRFADQSGALLTVQNPFLEVHRNGASVDISYAPEMEWQSSWGEFSSDLACIGTYRLTGSRNARQMVTEWHPVLEPAPNDGMDKAEVAAFTACVRASLIHPSPGPISVLVGWTLNDYQIDAGTPEGRAEYKRIIDTASELGIQTLLYAPGNSQVSERTQSVDTWSWEYVLWLGMGQQIRKNQWAPEKDPIPSSVAEMLEHAKQRHVGLLAYVYPSIPYEKDPSWIVQGGTGKDGKSFGDPHDRYATLSSRALQDYLLEKLIAFKKRTGIAGYSFDYDFLNLPGSSSYAQWYGWRRVIESLRREFPSIVIDGRQSYQLYGPWSWLAGSYPHPTGTDEQPESFKPYPDLHFDRVSADRTRFVNYWYRNYQFAPEEVIPGYATHQTERSRNVPAADGQKPHAETVYSRFRPRDWDYLGYRYSFLSSIATAGWNNVVDMIPARDPEESKHFSAADKAWIRKWLDWTVQNKQYLLHAQTILEQPAMGHVDGTSAIIGDRGFLFVFNPNYKQLPADIVLDESIGLTAGRTYVIKEIEPFAGRMLGSPQRGVWTRGDHVHLTLDGTSATVFQITPANEAAQPLVFNAAALSSDHAAAATLNGTALAVRHVSGEPGTTQTFGILLPSDTRVSSLTLNGRTQRFTQNGRYIEVAVRFAGDRFGKAQEVSLSREGNGELTGTFLVPRRIIEQLAARKRAWPIPWTKEDYESTWLAPERLLLFVQAADGKDTASVTATLDGQPISVQPAYTSSRVDAPCFVGFYADLSSIPAGVRHTIKLHISGLEPAQLQGVFFDNVEPELTESIEP from the coding sequence ATGCTCCGGAACGTCCGTGTTCTCTTTACAGGAATCGTCCTTGTCTCCGTCTTCATCCTCCGTTCCCACGCACAGGAAACCGAGCTCCGGAACACCTCCACATCAGCCCGTTTCGGCGACCGCGGCTTGCTATCCGTTGCTGATTCCGCGTCGGGATCGCGCATTGATCTGGAACAGGATGCATGGTCGATCACCCTTGACGGTCACAAGCTCCGCAGCCAGGACGCTCAACATGTGCAGCGATCCACCGGTGAGCACGAAGTCACGTATGACTTCGATCTGAGCCCGTATAAGGTTCGGGCCGTCTACCAGCTGAAGCCGGGCTGGAACTTCGTGAGCAAGCAGGTACGCATCGTCGCATCGCCCTCGCCAAAATTTGTTGTAGAGCAGGTGGTGGCGTGGGACGTGAAGGTAAAGGCCGAAATCGAATCGGACTATGTTCCTTCGGTCTATACGCCCCAATTCGGATCAACTATCGAGCAGAGCCGCAAATCGCTCCCGGGCAAGGATTACGGCGAATTTCTTCGATTCGCGGACCAGAGTGGCGCTCTCTTAACCGTGCAGAACCCCTTCCTCGAAGTTCATCGCAATGGCGCCAGCGTGGACATTTCCTATGCACCGGAGATGGAGTGGCAGTCATCCTGGGGAGAGTTCTCGAGCGATCTGGCATGCATCGGCACGTATCGGCTGACAGGATCCAGAAACGCCCGGCAGATGGTTACCGAATGGCACCCCGTCCTTGAACCTGCGCCGAACGATGGTATGGATAAGGCGGAGGTCGCAGCCTTCACTGCGTGCGTACGCGCGTCCCTGATCCATCCGTCGCCCGGTCCCATTAGCGTGCTGGTGGGTTGGACCCTGAACGATTACCAGATTGATGCAGGCACGCCCGAGGGCAGGGCAGAGTACAAGCGAATCATCGATACAGCCTCGGAGCTCGGAATCCAGACGCTGTTGTATGCGCCAGGAAATTCGCAGGTTTCAGAGCGCACCCAGAGTGTAGATACCTGGAGCTGGGAGTACGTGTTGTGGCTGGGCATGGGGCAGCAGATCCGCAAGAACCAGTGGGCCCCCGAGAAGGATCCAATTCCTTCATCCGTCGCAGAGATGCTGGAGCATGCGAAACAGAGACATGTCGGGCTGCTCGCTTACGTCTATCCTTCCATTCCATATGAGAAAGATCCTTCTTGGATCGTGCAGGGAGGAACTGGCAAGGATGGAAAGTCCTTCGGTGATCCGCATGACAGGTACGCGACCCTCTCGTCGCGCGCGCTGCAGGATTACCTGCTTGAAAAGCTGATTGCCTTCAAAAAACGAACCGGCATCGCCGGCTATTCGTTTGACTATGATTTCCTCAATCTGCCCGGCAGCAGCAGTTATGCCCAGTGGTATGGCTGGCGTCGCGTAATCGAGAGCCTGCGCCGTGAGTTTCCCTCCATCGTTATCGACGGTCGTCAAAGCTATCAGCTTTACGGCCCATGGAGTTGGCTCGCCGGCAGCTATCCGCATCCTACTGGCACCGACGAGCAGCCTGAGAGTTTCAAGCCATATCCTGATCTTCACTTTGATCGCGTTTCTGCCGATCGCACGCGCTTCGTAAATTACTGGTACCGCAATTACCAGTTCGCGCCCGAAGAGGTGATTCCCGGCTACGCCACTCACCAGACGGAGCGCTCGCGCAACGTTCCCGCGGCCGACGGTCAGAAGCCGCATGCCGAGACGGTGTACTCCCGCTTTCGTCCGCGGGATTGGGACTATCTTGGTTATCGCTACTCGTTCCTCTCCTCGATTGCAACCGCGGGCTGGAACAACGTTGTCGACATGATTCCGGCGCGCGATCCGGAGGAATCAAAACACTTTTCCGCCGCGGACAAGGCCTGGATTCGTAAATGGCTTGACTGGACGGTGCAGAACAAACAGTACCTACTCCACGCACAAACCATCCTCGAGCAGCCGGCAATGGGCCATGTGGACGGGACATCCGCCATCATTGGCGACCGGGGGTTCCTCTTCGTCTTCAATCCCAATTACAAGCAGCTTCCGGCCGACATCGTCCTCGATGAAAGCATTGGCTTGACAGCTGGCCGGACCTACGTCATCAAAGAGATTGAGCCGTTCGCTGGCCGCATGCTAGGCAGTCCTCAGCGTGGCGTTTGGACGCGTGGCGACCACGTTCACCTGACCCTCGATGGAACCAGCGCCACGGTATTTCAAATCACACCGGCGAACGAGGCGGCGCAACCGCTCGTCTTCAATGCCGCGGCGTTGTCGTCTGATCACGCAGCCGCCGCGACGCTCAATGGAACCGCGCTCGCTGTCAGGCATGTCTCCGGCGAGCCCGGAACAACACAGACCTTTGGCATCCTTCTGCCCAGCGATACGCGTGTTTCGTCCCTGACCCTGAATGGCCGTACCCAACGCTTCACCCAGAATGGTCGCTATATCGAGGTGGCCGTGCGATTCGCGGGCGACCGCTTCGGGAAGGCACAGGAGGTCTCACTCAGCCGCGAAGGCAACGGAGAGCTGACCGGGACATTCCTTGTTCCACGCCGGATTATCGAGCAGCTTGCGGCGCGCAAGCGCGCCTGGCCCATCCCATGGACGAAGGAGGATTACGAGTCGACCTGGCTGGCACCCGAACGACTGTTGTTATTTGTGCAGGCAGCAGACGGAAAGGACACCGCGTCCGTGACTGCAACCCTGGATGGTCAGCCCATTTCAGTGCAACCTGCATACACCTCCAGCCGCGTTGACGCTCCCTGCTTCGTCGGCTTCTACGCCGACCTCTCGTCGATCCCGGCCGGCGTGCGCCATACTATCAAGTTGCATATCAGCGGGCTTGAGCCTGCGCAGTTGCAGGGTGTCTTTTTCGATAACGTCGAGCCGGAGCTCACGGAGTCGATAGAACCCTGA
- a CDS encoding cytochrome c oxidase subunit 3, whose protein sequence is MAERVERPVLDVSSLPTVHFGSHSLTWWGIMGMMAIEGTVFLLMIASYFYLHSRTVEWPPHRNPPDLLWGTVNLALFLISALPNEWYRRRARKGDLRAVQIGLVVLSLFGVAIVGVRYLELLHLNTDWSVDAYGSAVWTLMGLHVLHLLTDLVDTIVLTVLFFTSLVEGKRFMDAEENAAYWYFVVAFWIPIYLVIYWAPRWLHA, encoded by the coding sequence ATGGCAGAGCGAGTAGAGCGCCCCGTTCTCGATGTTTCGTCTTTGCCGACCGTGCACTTTGGCTCGCACAGCCTCACGTGGTGGGGAATCATGGGCATGATGGCGATTGAGGGCACCGTCTTCCTGCTGATGATCGCATCGTACTTCTACCTGCACTCTAGAACGGTGGAGTGGCCGCCCCATCGCAATCCTCCCGACCTGTTGTGGGGTACAGTCAATCTCGCGCTTTTTCTCATCAGCGCCCTTCCCAACGAGTGGTACCGCCGCCGCGCACGCAAGGGCGACTTGCGCGCTGTACAGATCGGGCTGGTGGTGCTCTCCCTGTTCGGGGTGGCCATCGTAGGCGTTCGCTATTTGGAACTGCTGCATCTCAACACCGACTGGAGCGTCGATGCTTACGGCAGCGCTGTGTGGACGCTGATGGGACTGCACGTGCTGCACCTGCTCACGGATCTGGTCGACACGATCGTGCTCACCGTGCTGTTCTTCACGTCTCTGGTAGAAGGCAAGCGCTTCATGGATGCCGAGGAGAACGCCGCCTACTGGTACTTCGTCGTTGCCTTCTGGATACCCATTTACCTGGTTATCTATTGGGCCCCGAGGTGGCTACATGCGTAA
- a CDS encoding tetratricopeptide repeat protein, which produces MRHRSRGEGLGAYARAAVMFCAFVPLPLCSSHGCAAQSQSTPDAAARAEIATISGALRSRDYALAERLCQTAVAQHPKDPRFWTLRGMAAAGLGNSPTALRHYQKALALAPAYLPALEGAAQTAFQIGDASAKPTLLKILERRPEDPVTNAMLGTVAFRERHCDEAVAHFEKASQAIAGQRDALTQYGMCLSMLGRNADAVAPFSSALAAEPSSSDARYNVALAQWNAHASDEALSTLEPLLESDKANVDALTLAAEIHESKNETAATVELLRKAILARPRDVDAYLQFAMVSYDHASPQVGVDIVNAGLTQLPKEPRLYLVRGVLLTQLGEFTRAADDFETASHLDPKLHFLAAAQGIVQSQQHDEPRAIASFRAAVKAHPDEAYAHYLLAEALQGKSSTEGSPEFKEEIREAERALQLEPRMAAAHDLLAAVYVEFGRNQEAITHSRAALAIDPDDEQAVYHLILALRKTDDKSEVPALVKKLMELQRSSKSKSNAAKSFRLYEDSGRTSADK; this is translated from the coding sequence ATGAGGCATAGGAGTCGTGGTGAAGGCTTGGGGGCGTATGCGCGCGCCGCCGTAATGTTCTGCGCGTTCGTGCCATTGCCGCTCTGCTCATCGCACGGGTGTGCGGCCCAGTCGCAATCCACTCCCGATGCCGCAGCAAGAGCGGAGATCGCCACTATCAGCGGTGCTCTGCGCAGTCGCGACTACGCGCTCGCCGAGCGGCTCTGTCAGACAGCCGTTGCCCAGCACCCAAAGGACCCGCGGTTCTGGACCTTGCGCGGAATGGCGGCAGCAGGACTCGGCAATTCGCCGACTGCACTCAGGCACTATCAGAAAGCCCTGGCGCTTGCGCCGGCATATCTTCCGGCGCTTGAGGGAGCAGCACAAACAGCCTTCCAGATTGGCGATGCCAGCGCAAAGCCCACGCTGCTGAAGATCCTCGAACGGCGGCCGGAGGATCCCGTCACGAACGCCATGCTCGGGACCGTTGCCTTTCGCGAACGTCATTGCGACGAGGCGGTAGCCCATTTTGAGAAGGCTTCCCAGGCGATTGCCGGTCAGCGCGACGCTCTAACTCAATACGGCATGTGCCTCTCGATGCTGGGCCGCAATGCCGATGCAGTTGCGCCTTTCAGCAGCGCACTGGCGGCCGAACCCAGCAGCTCGGACGCCCGCTACAATGTGGCTCTCGCGCAATGGAACGCCCACGCGTCCGATGAGGCCCTGAGCACCCTGGAACCGTTGCTCGAATCGGATAAGGCAAACGTGGACGCGCTCACCCTCGCGGCCGAGATTCACGAATCGAAAAATGAGACCGCCGCCACCGTAGAACTGCTCAGGAAAGCCATTCTGGCGCGGCCCCGCGACGTGGATGCGTACCTGCAGTTCGCAATGGTTTCCTACGATCACGCTTCGCCGCAGGTGGGCGTCGACATTGTGAATGCCGGCCTCACTCAGTTGCCTAAGGAGCCGCGCCTCTACCTCGTCCGCGGTGTCTTGCTCACGCAATTAGGAGAGTTCACCCGGGCGGCGGACGACTTTGAAACGGCCAGCCATCTCGATCCGAAACTGCACTTTCTTGCCGCCGCGCAGGGAATAGTTCAGTCACAGCAACACGACGAACCTCGCGCTATCGCAAGTTTCCGAGCCGCCGTGAAAGCGCATCCTGACGAAGCCTATGCGCACTATCTTTTAGCTGAGGCTCTGCAGGGCAAAAGCAGTACAGAAGGAAGCCCGGAGTTTAAAGAGGAAATCCGCGAAGCAGAACGAGCGCTGCAACTGGAGCCCCGTATGGCCGCAGCCCATGATCTGCTGGCAGCCGTCTATGTGGAGTTTGGCCGCAATCAGGAGGCCATCACGCATAGCCGCGCAGCGCTGGCCATCGATCCTGACGACGAACAGGCCGTGTACCACCTCATTCTCGCTCTTCGCAAAACGGACGACAAAAGCGAGGTACCGGCTCTCGTGAAGAAGTTAATGGAGCTACAGCGAAGCTCGAAAAGCAAATCTAACGCGGCTAAGAGTTTCCGGCTGTATGAAGACTCCGGACGAACCTCCGCAGACAAGTAG
- the ctaD gene encoding cytochrome c oxidase subunit I, with the protein MITTNLATETELTEEERRQAAQLEHIWHEPRGFAGWFQAVHHTTIGKRYVVTAFTFFLLAGLLAGAMRLQLAFPEAHFLSSDKYNQFFTMHGSTMMFLFAVPMMFEALSVYLVPLMVGTRNIAFPRLNAYSYYLYVCGGIMFYVAFLCNTGADRGWFSYVPLAGPDYGVGKRADFWAQLITFTEVSALSVAVEIIVTVFRLRAPGMSLNRIPVFVWGQVIVAFMVIFALPGVVLSSTMLLLDRTGGTQFFNPSVGGDVLLYQHLFWWFGHPEVYLIFIPGTAVVSTIVTTFSRRHVFGYLALILSLVSTGFIAFGLWVHHMFATGIPQIAESYFTAASMMIAIPSGVQIFCWIATMATGRVVLRTPMWWAIGFFFVFIMGGMTGMFLASVPTDLQVHDTYFVVAHFHYVLIGGAVFPLFGAIAYWFPKVTGRMLSERLGQLSFWLFFVGFNVTFFPMHLVGLRGMPRRVYTYQPGMGWTLLNQIESVGYIFLFLSVSILLWNVYRSLRTGAIAGPNPWNAGTLEWATTSPPPHYNFLHLPTVNGREALWDAAPNQPVVVGLAEDAREILTTRTLDAEPDGREEMPSPSIWPFLAAVATSFAFIGSIFTPWGITIGSIPVAITMIGWFWPKQQPTDRRRAREIWQSE; encoded by the coding sequence ATGATCACGACCAACCTAGCAACAGAAACGGAATTGACCGAAGAAGAACGCCGCCAGGCCGCGCAACTGGAGCATATCTGGCACGAGCCGCGCGGGTTCGCGGGATGGTTCCAGGCCGTGCATCACACCACCATCGGCAAGCGATATGTGGTAACCGCGTTCACCTTCTTCCTGCTTGCTGGGTTGCTGGCCGGAGCCATGCGCCTGCAGCTTGCATTTCCTGAGGCGCACTTCCTCTCCAGCGACAAGTACAACCAGTTTTTCACCATGCACGGCAGCACCATGATGTTCCTGTTTGCCGTGCCCATGATGTTTGAAGCGCTGAGCGTGTACCTGGTTCCGCTGATGGTGGGCACGCGCAACATCGCCTTCCCTCGCCTGAACGCCTACAGCTACTACCTGTATGTGTGCGGCGGCATCATGTTCTATGTCGCGTTTCTCTGCAATACCGGCGCCGACAGAGGCTGGTTCTCGTATGTGCCGCTCGCCGGGCCAGACTATGGAGTCGGTAAGCGGGCTGACTTCTGGGCGCAGCTCATCACGTTCACTGAAGTGTCCGCGCTTTCCGTCGCTGTCGAGATCATTGTGACGGTATTTCGACTGCGCGCGCCGGGCATGTCTCTCAACCGCATTCCTGTCTTCGTATGGGGACAGGTGATCGTCGCGTTCATGGTCATCTTCGCGCTGCCGGGTGTCGTGTTATCGAGCACGATGCTGCTGCTAGACCGCACGGGCGGCACACAGTTCTTCAATCCATCGGTGGGCGGCGATGTGCTGCTCTACCAGCACCTGTTCTGGTGGTTCGGGCATCCTGAGGTCTACCTGATCTTCATTCCGGGCACGGCGGTCGTCTCCACGATTGTGACCACATTCAGCCGGCGGCACGTGTTCGGCTATCTGGCGCTGATCCTTTCTCTCGTTTCGACCGGCTTCATCGCGTTCGGCCTCTGGGTCCACCACATGTTCGCCACGGGCATTCCGCAGATCGCCGAAAGCTATTTCACTGCTGCGAGCATGATGATCGCGATTCCGAGTGGCGTGCAGATCTTTTGCTGGATCGCAACGATGGCTACAGGCAGGGTCGTCTTGCGTACACCGATGTGGTGGGCCATCGGCTTCTTCTTCGTCTTCATCATGGGTGGAATGACCGGCATGTTCCTCGCGTCCGTGCCCACTGACCTGCAGGTCCACGATACGTATTTCGTCGTCGCTCATTTCCACTACGTGCTGATCGGCGGCGCGGTGTTTCCCTTGTTTGGAGCTATCGCCTACTGGTTTCCAAAGGTGACGGGCCGCATGCTCAGCGAGCGGCTGGGCCAATTGAGTTTCTGGCTTTTCTTCGTTGGCTTCAACGTGACTTTCTTCCCCATGCATCTGGTAGGTCTGCGCGGCATGCCGCGCCGCGTATACACGTATCAGCCGGGCATGGGCTGGACGCTGCTCAATCAGATTGAATCCGTCGGCTACATCTTCCTGTTTCTCTCCGTGAGCATCCTGTTATGGAACGTCTATCGCTCCCTCCGAACGGGCGCGATTGCGGGTCCCAATCCGTGGAATGCCGGTACGCTGGAATGGGCCACCACTTCGCCGCCGCCGCACTACAACTTTCTGCACCTGCCCACAGTGAATGGCCGTGAAGCTCTGTGGGATGCGGCGCCTAACCAGCCCGTGGTTGTGGGACTTGCAGAGGATGCCAGGGAGATCCTCACCACACGTACGCTGGATGCCGAACCGGACGGCAGAGAAGAAATGCCATCGCCTTCCATCTGGCCTTTCCTTGCGGCTGTTGCCACGTCGTTTGCGTTTATCGGCAGTATCTTCACGCCCTGGGGCATCACCATCGGCTCCATACCGGTGGCAATCACCATGATCGGATGGTTCTGGCCCAAACAACAGCCCACTGACCGGCGTCGCGCGAGGGAGATATGGCAGAGCGAGTAG